Proteins encoded together in one Streptomyces sp. NA04227 window:
- a CDS encoding HD-GYP domain-containing protein, which yields MYADTGTFYPVLLAGVFLLPAPAAALVAVPGALLDRVEQRPRWARRVWRAAGLALAAWAAARAHAALGGRQAVAAADFPYVLLPAQAAVLAFCVVLTLLDGTILLAAERLPVRTAWRGLFARSLGPVAVHGLAGLMMAVLWRSTYGPLAALLVLLPMHISSWVFAQYHRERAAHQATIRALVRAVDIKDGYTRGHSERVGHASQLIARELGMDDERVEMLRFAGILHDVGKLGVPTRLLRKDGKLTPEERRIIELHPEYGHEMVRGIGFLGEARAAVLHHHERLDGTGYPYGLAGLRIPESARVVAVADAFDAMTSTRSYSRARPVEVALAELRRCSGSHFDPRMVHALIRALERHGWRPAVTADGPDGPGGARRNVPAARPAAAAPNGNAPHQLTPRPAQFTTPSGERTP from the coding sequence GTGTACGCCGACACCGGCACCTTCTATCCCGTCCTGCTCGCCGGGGTCTTCCTGCTGCCCGCGCCCGCCGCCGCCCTGGTGGCGGTGCCCGGCGCGCTCCTGGACCGGGTCGAGCAGCGGCCGCGCTGGGCGCGCCGCGTCTGGCGGGCCGCCGGGCTCGCCCTCGCCGCCTGGGCGGCCGCACGTGCGCACGCGGCGCTCGGCGGGCGGCAGGCCGTGGCGGCGGCCGACTTCCCGTACGTCCTGCTGCCCGCGCAGGCCGCGGTGCTCGCCTTCTGCGTCGTACTCACCCTGCTCGACGGCACGATCCTGCTCGCCGCGGAACGGCTGCCGGTGCGCACCGCCTGGCGCGGCCTCTTCGCGCGCTCGCTCGGGCCGGTCGCCGTGCACGGTCTGGCCGGTCTGATGATGGCGGTGCTGTGGCGCAGTACGTACGGGCCGCTCGCGGCGCTGCTCGTGCTGCTGCCGATGCACATCTCCAGCTGGGTGTTCGCGCAGTACCACCGGGAGCGGGCCGCGCACCAGGCGACCATCAGGGCGCTGGTGCGGGCCGTGGACATCAAGGACGGCTACACCCGTGGCCACAGCGAACGCGTCGGGCACGCCTCGCAGTTGATCGCCCGGGAACTCGGCATGGACGACGAGCGGGTGGAGATGCTGCGGTTCGCCGGGATCCTGCACGACGTCGGCAAACTCGGCGTCCCCACCCGCCTGTTGCGCAAGGACGGCAAGCTCACCCCCGAGGAGCGGCGGATCATCGAGCTGCACCCCGAATACGGTCACGAGATGGTGCGCGGCATCGGCTTCCTCGGCGAGGCGCGCGCCGCGGTACTGCACCACCACGAGCGCCTCGACGGCACCGGCTACCCCTACGGCCTGGCCGGACTGCGCATCCCCGAGTCGGCCCGGGTGGTCGCCGTCGCGGACGCCTTCGACGCCATGACCTCGACCCGTTCCTACAGCCGCGCCCGCCCGGTCGAGGTCGCCCTCGCCGAACTGCGGCGCTGCTCCGGCTCCCACTTCGACCCGCGCATGGTGCACGCCCTGATCCGCGCCCTGGAACGCCACGGCTGGCGGCCCGCGGTGACCGCCGACGGGCCCGACGGTCCGGGCGGGGCCCGCCGAAACGTGCCTGCGGCGCGGCCTGCGGCCGCGGCGCCCAACGGCAACGCCCCTCACCAACTCACCCCCCGCCCCGCCCAGTTCACCACCCCGAGTGGTGAGCGCACCCCATGA
- the ltrA gene encoding group II intron reverse transcriptase/maturase, with protein sequence MEITASAVMPLPAVNGPEDGLLDWHGIDWATCEENVRRLRQRIFKATQDGDLKRVRNLQKLMLRSRSNTLVSVKRVTQQSSGRKTAGIDGERALTPKARGTLAAETHRSSKPWKARPVKRVFIPKSNGKQRPLGIPVIRDRVLQARVKNALEPEWEARFEPRSYGFRPGRSCQDAISAIFWTVKGKNPKRLWVLDADLSAAFDRIDHTHLMTMLGWFPARELIHGWLKAGVIERGRFAPTEEGTPQGGVISPLLLNVALHGLEQAAGCQYSVSKSGREPGAMPGTPVLVRYADDFVVLCHDEIEVHQVRARLEGWLESRGLRFNSEKTQVVHLNRGFDFLGFTVRRTGGKMIIKPSTAACARLRLRLRTEAKGLHGSNAAAVLRRLTPIVRGWAAYYRAVASSTTFTSLDDYMWRLVFKWARRRHCNKSGNWIMNRYFGQFHPSRQDQWVFGDRDSGAFLTKFAWTGIVRHQLVKGGASPDNPALTEYWQDRRRRKAPPPMDKTSLLLAVRQQGLCPLCKQALIVGAEYEPDSPREWINWFAASKKMLHKHHFIYRRDGGTDERNNLRLVHSECHRQHHAGDGQRTT encoded by the coding sequence ATGGAGATCACGGCATCTGCTGTGATGCCCTTGCCTGCGGTGAACGGACCCGAGGACGGCTTACTCGACTGGCACGGCATCGACTGGGCCACGTGCGAGGAGAACGTACGGCGGCTGAGGCAGAGGATCTTCAAGGCGACGCAGGACGGGGACCTCAAGAGGGTCCGCAACTTGCAGAAGCTCATGCTGCGAAGCCGCAGCAACACGCTCGTCAGCGTGAAGCGGGTGACGCAACAGAGCAGTGGTCGCAAGACCGCTGGCATCGACGGGGAACGAGCCCTCACGCCCAAGGCGAGAGGCACGCTGGCGGCCGAGACCCATCGGTCGTCGAAGCCCTGGAAGGCCAGACCGGTCAAGCGAGTGTTCATCCCGAAGAGCAACGGGAAACAGCGGCCGCTCGGTATCCCGGTCATTCGTGACCGGGTTCTCCAGGCTCGCGTGAAGAACGCGCTGGAACCGGAGTGGGAAGCGCGGTTCGAGCCGAGGTCTTACGGCTTCCGGCCCGGCCGCAGCTGCCAGGACGCGATATCTGCGATCTTCTGGACGGTGAAGGGCAAGAACCCGAAACGTCTGTGGGTCCTGGACGCGGACCTGTCGGCGGCATTCGACCGCATCGACCACACCCACCTCATGACCATGCTCGGATGGTTCCCGGCCAGGGAACTGATCCACGGGTGGTTGAAGGCGGGCGTGATCGAACGCGGCCGGTTCGCACCGACCGAGGAGGGCACTCCTCAAGGTGGTGTGATCAGCCCGTTGCTGCTGAACGTCGCTCTGCATGGGCTGGAACAGGCCGCAGGGTGCCAATACTCAGTGTCGAAGTCCGGGCGCGAGCCCGGTGCGATGCCGGGCACCCCGGTGCTGGTGAGGTATGCCGATGACTTCGTCGTGTTGTGTCACGACGAAATCGAGGTGCACCAGGTCAGAGCCCGGTTGGAGGGCTGGCTGGAGTCGAGGGGTCTTCGCTTCAATTCGGAGAAGACCCAGGTCGTCCACCTCAACAGAGGGTTCGACTTCCTCGGATTCACTGTCCGCCGCACAGGCGGCAAGATGATCATCAAACCGAGCACAGCGGCTTGCGCGAGGCTTCGGTTGCGACTACGGACCGAGGCGAAGGGCCTGCACGGGTCCAACGCCGCAGCCGTGTTGCGCAGGCTGACCCCGATCGTTCGCGGTTGGGCCGCCTACTACCGGGCAGTGGCCTCCTCAACGACCTTCACGTCGCTGGATGACTATATGTGGCGGCTGGTCTTCAAATGGGCCAGGCGTCGTCACTGCAACAAGTCGGGGAACTGGATTATGAACCGGTACTTCGGCCAGTTCCACCCGTCCCGGCAAGACCAGTGGGTATTCGGTGACCGCGACAGCGGTGCCTTTCTCACCAAGTTCGCCTGGACGGGCATCGTCCGTCACCAACTCGTTAAGGGTGGGGCGTCCCCGGACAACCCCGCGCTTACCGAGTACTGGCAGGACCGCCGCCGCAGGAAGGCGCCGCCGCCGATGGATAAGACCAGTCTTCTCCTGGCGGTCCGGCAGCAGGGGCTTTGTCCTCTCTGCAAACAGGCGCTGATCGTCGGAGCCGAGTACGAACCAGACAGTCCACGCGAGTGGATCAACTGGTTCGCGGCCTCGAAGAAGATGCTCCACAAGCATCACTTCATCTACCGGCGAGACGGCGGCACGGACGAGCGGAACAATCTTCGCCTCGTGCACTCCGAATGCCATCGCCAGCACCATGCTGGCGACGGTCAACGGACCACATAA
- the istB gene encoding IS21-like element helper ATPase IstB has translation MSELTGNRIRTTAGKLGLPHLAETINECIRRADEGKLGYLDFLDLVLSEELAVRDDRRFRNGLRLSKLPHHKTLDEYDFSFQPELDPRKVKDLATLSFVEAKANAALLGPPGVGKTHIAVALAVAACRAGYSIYFTSLDDMVRQLKAAEAAGRLTSKLTTYLRPGVLVVDEVGYQPLERAEANLVFQVISKRYEKGSIILTSNKTFSEWGQVFGDEVLATAILDRLLHHCDVVSINGPSYRLKNRLQAIERENEVA, from the coding sequence TTGAGCGAGCTGACCGGCAACCGCATCCGCACCACGGCCGGCAAGCTCGGCCTGCCCCACCTGGCGGAAACGATCAACGAGTGCATTCGCCGCGCCGACGAGGGAAAGCTCGGTTACCTGGACTTCCTCGACCTGGTCCTCTCGGAGGAACTGGCCGTTCGCGATGACCGCCGCTTCCGCAACGGCCTGCGGCTGTCCAAGCTGCCGCACCACAAGACGCTCGATGAGTACGACTTTTCGTTCCAGCCAGAGCTCGACCCGCGCAAGGTCAAAGACCTCGCGACGCTGTCCTTCGTCGAGGCCAAGGCCAACGCGGCCCTATTGGGTCCGCCGGGGGTCGGCAAGACGCATATCGCGGTCGCGCTGGCCGTCGCCGCCTGTCGAGCCGGTTACTCCATCTACTTCACCAGCCTCGACGACATGGTCCGCCAGCTCAAGGCCGCCGAGGCCGCCGGACGGCTGACCAGCAAACTCACCACCTACCTGCGGCCGGGCGTCCTCGTCGTCGACGAGGTGGGATATCAGCCCCTGGAGCGGGCGGAGGCGAACCTTGTCTTCCAGGTGATTTCCAAGCGCTACGAGAAGGGTTCGATCATCCTGACCTCGAACAAGACCTTCAGCGAATGGGGCCAGGTCTTCGGTGACGAAGTCCTGGCCACCGCAATCCTCGACCGACTCCTGCACCACTGCGACGTGGTCTCCATCAACGGCCCGAGCTACCGGCTCAAGAACCGCCTCCAGGCCATCGAGCGCGAGAACGAAGTGGCCTAA
- a CDS encoding toxin C-terminal domain-containing protein: MNCNSLTRAQSDDVANFLGYTKTKMKSAGGAPIWENKKAGGGQPRYITYDRTGHNKQAVFKGASFRNPFQSTKDSARDGTYGLDVSPTGEVLGLKWLAK; the protein is encoded by the coding sequence ATCAACTGCAACTCGCTCACGCGTGCACAGTCTGACGATGTTGCCAATTTCTTGGGATACACGAAGACCAAAATGAAATCTGCAGGCGGGGCCCCGATTTGGGAGAACAAGAAGGCTGGAGGTGGTCAACCTCGGTATATCACCTACGATCGGACCGGGCATAACAAGCAGGCGGTATTCAAGGGTGCCAGCTTCCGTAATCCTTTCCAGTCGACGAAGGATTCGGCTCGGGACGGAACGTATGGGCTGGATGTATCCCCGACAGGAGAGGTGTTGGGTCTCAAGTGGCTAGCCAAATGA
- a CDS encoding response regulator produces the protein MEKGKTRTAGWGASYSRCVPGVSGRVLVVDDNKVIRQLIKVNLELEGFEVVTASDGAECLEVVHEVRPDVVTLDVVMPRLDGIQTATYLHADPRTRHLPIAMVTSCTRYEVERGLEFGLDAFVPKPFEPSELVEIVKDLLTPGGGYGADASERAGSA, from the coding sequence GTGGAAAAAGGGAAAACCCGGACGGCGGGGTGGGGGGCGTCCTACTCTCGATGTGTGCCAGGCGTGTCCGGTCGGGTGCTTGTTGTTGATGACAACAAGGTGATCCGGCAGCTGATCAAGGTCAACCTCGAGCTGGAGGGCTTCGAGGTCGTGACCGCCTCCGACGGTGCCGAATGTCTGGAGGTCGTGCACGAGGTGCGGCCCGATGTGGTCACCCTGGACGTGGTGATGCCGCGGCTGGACGGGATTCAGACCGCCACGTATCTGCACGCCGATCCGCGCACCCGGCACCTGCCGATCGCGATGGTGACCTCCTGTACGCGGTACGAGGTCGAGCGCGGGCTCGAGTTCGGGCTCGATGCCTTTGTGCCCAAGCCCTTCGAGCCCAGTGAGCTCGTCGAGATCGTGAAGGATCTGCTTACCCCGGGCGGGGGATACGGGGCCGACGCATCCGAGCGGGCGGGCAGCGCCTGA
- the nrtL gene encoding ArgS-related anticodon-binding protein NrtL, protein MTPVELSRALAVAVRCAVEDGELSVAVPERIVVERSRPGGTGDYASGLALRLAKEAGRPPLTVAHILRERFLAGPAVTSDGGRASVAAVHVTGPGFLNFSLREGGQESLVREVLRQGSGYGHVSAASGTGHGRTATAVTLQVPREVRAAVIGDSVRRILRSQGVDARLVMTDSGTDGPAPDWIGPLDIHLDIHVDGTAAQPQPESASPAPPPGDQSPLHPLPLPIPVPAPASPLPLGRDAARWALLHPPAHDRPRLDADLWLAQRESNPLFRVRYAYVRSQALVRNAHDLGFRAEPGPLRAGTHPAPGAEADLLDALSAYPVLLAALRTGYAPDRLCRHLVVTADAFFRFHDAIRVLPLGPEKPSAAHRARLALAEAAGTVLAGGLSLLGIEAPAHL, encoded by the coding sequence GTGACCCCCGTCGAACTCTCGCGTGCACTCGCCGTGGCTGTGCGGTGCGCTGTCGAGGACGGGGAGCTCAGTGTGGCCGTACCGGAGCGGATCGTCGTGGAACGGTCCCGGCCCGGCGGCACCGGCGACTACGCCAGCGGTCTCGCCCTGCGCCTCGCCAAGGAAGCCGGGCGCCCGCCGCTGACAGTGGCCCACATCCTGCGTGAGCGGTTCCTCGCCGGTCCGGCGGTCACGAGTGACGGGGGCCGTGCCTCGGTCGCCGCCGTCCACGTCACCGGGCCCGGGTTCCTCAACTTCAGCCTGCGCGAGGGCGGTCAGGAGTCGCTCGTACGGGAAGTGCTGCGGCAGGGAAGCGGATACGGGCATGTTTCGGCGGCCAGCGGCACGGGGCACGGACGTACCGCGACCGCCGTGACTCTCCAGGTGCCCCGCGAGGTCCGCGCCGCCGTGATCGGTGACTCCGTCCGGCGCATCCTCCGGTCACAGGGCGTCGACGCCCGCCTTGTCATGACCGACAGCGGCACCGATGGCCCGGCCCCCGACTGGATCGGTCCTCTAGACATCCACCTCGATATCCATGTCGACGGCACGGCAGCGCAGCCGCAGCCGGAGTCGGCTTCACCTGCGCCGCCGCCGGGAGATCAGTCGCCGCTCCACCCTCTCCCCCTCCCCATCCCGGTCCCCGCCCCCGCATCTCCCCTTCCCCTCGGCCGCGACGCCGCCCGCTGGGCGCTGCTCCACCCGCCCGCCCACGACCGGCCCCGGCTCGATGCGGACCTGTGGCTCGCCCAGCGCGAGTCCAACCCGTTGTTCCGGGTGCGCTACGCGTACGTCCGCAGCCAGGCCCTCGTACGCAATGCCCATGACCTCGGTTTCCGCGCCGAACCCGGTCCCCTGCGGGCCGGGACGCACCCGGCTCCGGGCGCCGAGGCCGACCTGCTCGACGCGCTGTCCGCGTACCCCGTGCTGCTGGCCGCCCTGCGTACCGGCTACGCTCCCGATCGCCTCTGCCGGCACCTTGTCGTCACCGCCGACGCCTTCTTCCGGTTCCACGACGCCATCCGCGTCCTGCCGCTCGGCCCCGAGAAACCCTCGGCCGCCCACCGTGCCCGGCTCGCACTCGCCGAAGCCGCCGGGACGGTGCTCGCCGGTGGCCTGTCCCTGCTCGGCATCGAAGCCCCCGCACACCTGTGA
- the lysA gene encoding diaminopimelate decarboxylase, with protein MSRSAHPAGPRHADVLPEGHYTAPPTDLNALDAKVWSRTVDRNTDGVLTVGGIDVATLAEEFGTPGYFLDEADFRARCRDWREAFGPDADVFYAGKAFLSRAVVRWLHEEGLNLDVCSGGELATALAAGMPAERIAFHGNNKTVAEIERAIEVGVGRIVLDSFQEIVRVAHVADRLGKRQRVQIRVTVGVEAHTHEFIATAHEDQKFGIALADGEAAEAVRRTLKLDSLELIGIHSHIGSQIFDMAGFEVSARRVVGLLAAVRDEHGVELPEIDLGGGLGIAYTSEDDPREPQEIAKALTEIVGRECAAAGLRAPRISVEPGRAIVGPTAFTLYEVGTIKPLEGLRTYVSVDGGMSDNIRTALYDAEYSVSLVSRVSDAEPMLVRVVGKHCESGDIVVRDAFLPADLAPGDLVAVPATGAYCRSMASNYNHALRPPVVAVSEGEARVIVRRETEEDLLRLDVG; from the coding sequence ATGAGCCGTTCCGCCCACCCTGCCGGACCCCGCCACGCCGATGTTCTGCCCGAGGGGCACTACACCGCGCCGCCGACCGACCTCAACGCCCTGGACGCGAAGGTCTGGTCGCGCACCGTCGACCGCAACACGGACGGGGTGCTGACCGTCGGCGGGATCGATGTGGCCACGCTGGCCGAGGAGTTCGGTACCCCCGGGTACTTCCTGGACGAGGCCGACTTCCGGGCGCGGTGCCGTGACTGGCGGGAGGCGTTCGGGCCGGACGCGGACGTGTTCTACGCCGGGAAGGCGTTCCTGTCGCGCGCCGTTGTGCGCTGGCTGCACGAGGAGGGGCTGAACCTGGACGTCTGCTCCGGCGGTGAGCTCGCGACCGCGCTCGCGGCCGGGATGCCCGCCGAGCGGATCGCCTTCCACGGCAACAACAAGACGGTCGCGGAGATCGAGCGGGCGATCGAGGTCGGGGTGGGGCGGATCGTGCTCGACTCCTTCCAGGAGATCGTGCGGGTGGCGCACGTCGCCGACCGGCTCGGCAAGCGGCAGCGGGTGCAGATCCGGGTGACCGTGGGCGTCGAGGCGCACACGCACGAGTTCATCGCCACCGCGCACGAGGACCAGAAGTTCGGTATCGCGCTCGCCGACGGCGAGGCCGCGGAGGCGGTACGGCGGACGCTGAAGCTGGACAGCCTCGAACTGATCGGTATCCACAGCCACATCGGCTCGCAGATCTTCGACATGGCCGGCTTCGAGGTCTCCGCCCGGCGCGTGGTGGGGCTGCTCGCCGCGGTGCGCGACGAGCACGGGGTCGAGCTGCCGGAGATCGACCTCGGCGGCGGCCTCGGTATCGCGTACACCTCGGAGGACGACCCGCGCGAGCCGCAGGAGATCGCCAAGGCGCTGACCGAGATCGTCGGACGGGAGTGCGCGGCCGCCGGGCTGCGCGCCCCGCGCATCTCGGTGGAGCCGGGGCGCGCGATCGTGGGACCCACGGCGTTCACGCTGTACGAGGTGGGGACCATCAAGCCGCTGGAGGGCCTGCGGACCTATGTGTCCGTGGACGGCGGGATGTCGGACAACATCAGGACCGCGCTGTACGACGCGGAGTACAGCGTCTCGCTGGTCTCGCGCGTCTCGGACGCGGAGCCGATGCTGGTGCGGGTGGTCGGCAAGCACTGCGAGAGCGGCGACATCGTCGTACGCGATGCCTTCCTTCCGGCGGACCTGGCGCCGGGGGACCTGGTGGCGGTGCCCGCGACCGGTGCGTACTGCCGGTCCATGGCCAGCAACTACAACCACGCGCTGCGGCCGCCGGTGGTGGCCGTCTCGGAAGGTGAGGCGCGCGTGATCGTCCGCAGGGAGACGGAGGAAGATCTTCTGCGGCTCGATGTCGGATAG
- a CDS encoding homoserine dehydrogenase: MMRTRPLKVALLGCGVVGSEVARIMTTHADDLAARIGAPVELAGVAVRRPDRVREGIDPALITTDATALVKRGDIDVVVEVIGGIEPARSLITAAFEHGASVVSANKALLAQDGAALHAEAEKNGRDLYYEAAVAGAIPLIRPLRESLAGDKVNRVLGIVNGTTNFILDKMDTTGAGYQEALDEATALGYAEADPTADVEGFDAAAKAAILAGIAFHTRVRLDDVYREGMTEVTAADFASARKMGCTIKLLAICERAADNGSVTARVHPAMLPLSHPLASVREAYNAVFVESEAAGRLMFYGPGAGGAPTASAVLGDLVAVCRNKLGEATGPGESAYTNLPVSQMGEVVTRYHISLDVADKPGVLAQVATVFAEHGVSIDTVRQQSRQDGDGEASLVVVTHRAPDSALSGTVEALRGLDTVRGVASTMRVEGE; the protein is encoded by the coding sequence ATGATGCGTACGCGTCCGTTGAAGGTGGCGCTGCTGGGCTGCGGAGTCGTGGGCTCTGAGGTGGCGCGCATCATGACGACGCACGCCGACGACCTGGCCGCCCGTATCGGCGCCCCGGTCGAGCTGGCCGGAGTCGCGGTGCGCAGGCCCGACCGGGTGCGCGAGGGCATCGACCCCGCGCTGATCACCACGGATGCGACCGCCCTGGTCAAACGCGGCGACATCGACGTGGTGGTCGAGGTCATCGGCGGTATCGAGCCCGCGCGTTCGCTGATCACCGCGGCCTTCGAGCACGGCGCCTCGGTCGTCTCGGCCAACAAGGCGCTGCTCGCCCAGGACGGCGCGGCGCTGCACGCCGAGGCCGAGAAGAACGGCCGGGACCTGTACTACGAGGCGGCCGTCGCCGGGGCGATCCCGCTGATCCGGCCGCTGCGCGAGTCGCTGGCCGGCGACAAGGTCAACCGGGTCCTCGGCATCGTCAACGGCACCACCAACTTCATCCTCGACAAGATGGACACCACCGGCGCCGGGTACCAGGAGGCCCTGGACGAGGCCACCGCGCTCGGTTACGCGGAGGCGGACCCGACCGCCGACGTCGAGGGCTTCGACGCCGCGGCCAAGGCGGCGATCCTGGCCGGTATCGCCTTCCACACCCGGGTGCGCCTCGACGACGTCTACCGCGAGGGCATGACCGAGGTGACCGCGGCCGACTTCGCCTCGGCCCGGAAGATGGGCTGCACCATCAAACTGCTCGCGATCTGTGAACGCGCCGCCGACAACGGCTCGGTCACCGCCCGCGTGCACCCGGCGATGCTGCCGCTCAGCCACCCGCTGGCCTCCGTACGCGAGGCCTACAACGCCGTCTTCGTGGAGTCGGAGGCAGCCGGGCGGCTGATGTTCTACGGGCCCGGCGCGGGCGGTGCGCCCACCGCCTCGGCCGTGCTCGGAGACCTGGTGGCGGTCTGCCGCAACAAGCTCGGCGAGGCAACGGGGCCCGGCGAGTCCGCGTACACGAACCTGCCCGTCTCCCAGATGGGCGAGGTCGTCACGCGGTACCACATCAGTCTTGACGTGGCCGACAAGCCGGGCGTACTCGCCCAGGTGGCGACGGTCTTCGCCGAGCACGGGGTGTCCATCGACACCGTCCGGCAGCAGAGCCGTCAGGACGGCGACGGCGAGGCCTCCCTCGTCGTCGTCACTCATCGTGCGCCCGACTCCGCGCTCAGCGGGACGGTCGAGGCGCTCAGGGGCCTGGACACGGTGCGTGGCGTCGCCAGCACCATGCGGGTTGAAGGAGAGTAA
- the thrC gene encoding threonine synthase, whose product MTHQWRGIIEEYRDRLPVSDSTQVITLREGGTPLVPAQVLSERTGCEVHLKVEGANPTGSFKDRGMTMAITRAKEEGAKAVICASTGNTSASAAAYAVRAGMVSAVLVPQGKIALGKMGQALVHGAKILQVDGNFDDCLTLARSLSDNYPVALVNSVNPVRIEGQKTAAFEIVDALGDAPDIHVLPVGNAGNITAYWKGYREYKDSGPATRTPRMWGFQASGSAPIVRGEVVKDPSTIATAIRIGNPASWQFALAAQEQSGGFIDEVTDREILRAYRLLASQEGVFVEPASAASVAGLLKSAELGKVDPGQRIVCTVTGNGLKDPDWAVAGAPQPVTVPVDAAAAAVRLGLD is encoded by the coding sequence ATGACCCACCAGTGGCGCGGAATCATCGAGGAATACCGGGACCGGCTGCCCGTCTCGGACAGCACACAGGTCATCACCCTCCGTGAGGGCGGCACACCTCTCGTGCCCGCGCAGGTGCTCTCCGAGCGCACGGGCTGCGAGGTCCACCTCAAGGTCGAGGGCGCCAACCCGACCGGGTCCTTCAAGGACCGCGGCATGACGATGGCCATCACCCGCGCCAAGGAGGAGGGCGCCAAGGCGGTCATCTGCGCCTCCACCGGCAACACTTCGGCCTCGGCCGCCGCCTACGCGGTACGGGCCGGCATGGTCAGCGCGGTCCTGGTGCCGCAGGGCAAGATCGCGCTCGGCAAGATGGGCCAGGCGCTGGTGCACGGCGCCAAGATCCTCCAGGTCGACGGAAACTTCGACGACTGCCTGACGCTCGCGCGCTCGCTCTCCGACAACTACCCGGTGGCGCTGGTCAATTCGGTGAACCCGGTGCGTATCGAGGGCCAGAAGACGGCCGCGTTCGAGATCGTGGACGCGCTCGGCGACGCCCCCGACATTCACGTACTGCCGGTCGGGAACGCGGGCAACATCACCGCGTACTGGAAGGGCTACCGCGAGTACAAGGACAGCGGTCCGGCCACCCGTACGCCGCGTATGTGGGGCTTCCAGGCCTCGGGTTCGGCGCCGATCGTGCGCGGTGAGGTGGTCAAGGACCCGTCGACCATCGCCACCGCGATCCGGATCGGCAACCCGGCGTCCTGGCAGTTCGCGCTGGCCGCGCAGGAGCAGTCCGGTGGCTTCATCGACGAGGTGACGGACCGTGAGATCCTGCGCGCCTACCGGCTGTTGGCCTCCCAGGAGGGCGTCTTCGTCGAGCCCGCCTCGGCCGCCTCGGTCGCCGGTCTGCTGAAGTCCGCCGAACTCGGCAAGGTCGACCCGGGCCAGCGCATCGTCTGCACCGTGACCGGTAACGGCCTCAAGGACCCCGACTGGGCCGTCGCCGGTGCCCCGCAGCCGGTGACCGTGCCGGTGGACGCGGCCGCCGCCGCGGTACGGCTCGGCCTGGACTGA
- the thrB gene encoding homoserine kinase yields MAGPAFRAAAVRVRVPATSANLGPGFDALGLSLGLYDDVVVRVSDAGLDIDIAGEGSETLPRDESHLLVRSLRTAFDLLGGQPRGLEIVCANRIPHGRGLGSSSAAICAGIVAARAVTIGAEARLDDAALLELATEIEGHPDNVAACLLGGFTLSWMDGGSARAIRMEPDSSLVPVVFVPGKPLLTETARGLLPRTVPHVDAAANAGRAALLVEALTRRPELLLPATQDRLHQDYRAPAMPESAALVERLRGDGVPAVISGAGPTVLALVDAATADKVAALAGEGWAANRLSMDDSGASVLPLAP; encoded by the coding sequence ATGGCCGGTCCCGCCTTCCGCGCCGCCGCCGTACGGGTGCGCGTCCCCGCCACCAGCGCCAATCTCGGCCCCGGCTTCGATGCCCTGGGCCTCTCGCTGGGGCTGTACGACGATGTCGTCGTCCGCGTTTCGGACGCCGGTCTGGACATCGACATCGCAGGTGAGGGCAGTGAGACCCTGCCGCGTGACGAGAGCCATCTGCTGGTGCGCTCGCTGCGTACCGCCTTCGACCTGCTCGGCGGACAGCCGCGCGGGCTCGAGATCGTCTGCGCCAACCGCATCCCGCACGGCCGGGGCCTCGGCTCCTCCTCGGCCGCCATCTGCGCGGGCATCGTCGCCGCGCGTGCGGTGACCATCGGTGCCGAGGCGCGGCTGGACGACGCGGCGCTGCTCGAACTCGCCACGGAGATCGAGGGACATCCCGACAACGTCGCGGCCTGCCTGCTCGGCGGCTTCACGCTGTCCTGGATGGACGGCGGATCCGCGCGGGCGATCAGGATGGAGCCGGACAGTTCCCTCGTCCCGGTGGTTTTCGTGCCCGGGAAACCGCTGCTCACGGAGACCGCACGCGGCCTGCTGCCGCGCACGGTGCCGCACGTCGACGCCGCCGCCAACGCGGGCCGCGCGGCCCTGCTCGTAGAGGCCCTGACGCGGCGTCCGGAGCTGCTGCTGCCCGCCACCCAGGACCGGCTGCACCAGGACTACCGCGCCCCGGCCATGCCGGAGAGCGCCGCCCTGGTCGAGCGGCTACGCGGGGACGGTGTGCCCGCGGTCATCTCCGGAGCGGGACCGACGGTTCTCGCGCTCGTGGACGCGGCGACCGCCGACAAGGTCGCCGCCCTCGCGGGTGAGGGCTGGGCCGCGAACCGCCTGAGCATGGACGACTCGGGAGCGAGCGTGCTGCCGCTTGCGCCCTGA